A DNA window from Selenomonas sp. oral taxon 126 contains the following coding sequences:
- a CDS encoding glutamine synthetase, with protein sequence MNELLYKIPANTPREEVIRQLKAHPEVRFVSLVGIDMAGNDTDEKIPVRIFIEDIEKFYNGTAVQTDGSSVVLPKIATINNAKVDLPIDPAVNWFVDYDPESADEETGLPIGTLRIPSFIIHEEKRVDSRAVLVDTLAYVKQELLDFFHAHPKISGAPSLNGADIVDIAFTSATELEFWVKTPLDDNASIEEMSASQVMNEQYWERTHGAVRTALEDCIIQLDKYGFHMEMGHKEVGGLKAQIDESGRMTHVCEQIEIDWQYDHAVQAADNELFVRTFVREIFRLYGLEVNFKAKPLIGLAGNGEHTHLSLAAITKDGKRHSLFAADDQNANYMNAVGYGALMGLLKNYEAINPFVSATNDAFNRLKPGFEAPVCIVTSFGASPAIPSRNRTVLVSLIRDLKNPIATRFELRATNPYSNTYLVIAASYLAILDGIKHTAGRTTAELLAELSKQPGEKGFYLESDRAYRSEEDVFEYYTEDERDACFGKPPATVWENMLGFDLYPEKVAVLTAGNTLRPQIIESFRTGALLRWKIELISRIIPENRKLVRRMTEIKSDFVTDQDAYMWNKIHDLRIYLAKDTIDDKALFTLLIKALNEGDYPTASALQLEMYAKMEELKSLYECYKKNMI encoded by the coding sequence ATGAACGAGCTTCTCTATAAAATTCCTGCCAATACGCCGCGCGAGGAGGTCATTCGTCAGCTCAAGGCACATCCCGAGGTGCGCTTCGTCTCGCTCGTTGGCATCGATATGGCGGGCAACGATACCGATGAGAAGATCCCCGTGCGGATTTTCATTGAGGACATCGAGAAATTTTACAATGGAACCGCCGTGCAGACGGACGGCTCCTCCGTCGTCCTGCCGAAGATTGCGACGATCAATAACGCGAAGGTGGATCTTCCGATTGATCCTGCAGTCAACTGGTTCGTGGACTACGATCCCGAGAGCGCGGATGAGGAAACGGGACTGCCCATCGGGACGCTGCGCATTCCGTCCTTTATCATTCACGAGGAAAAGCGCGTCGACTCGCGCGCGGTACTCGTGGATACGCTTGCCTATGTCAAGCAGGAACTGCTCGACTTTTTCCATGCGCATCCCAAGATCTCCGGTGCGCCGAGCCTGAACGGAGCGGACATTGTGGACATTGCGTTTACATCGGCGACAGAGCTTGAGTTCTGGGTCAAGACGCCGCTCGACGACAATGCGTCCATCGAGGAGATGTCCGCCTCGCAGGTGATGAATGAGCAGTATTGGGAGCGCACGCACGGCGCTGTGCGTACGGCGCTCGAGGACTGCATCATCCAGCTTGACAAATACGGCTTCCATATGGAGATGGGGCACAAGGAGGTCGGCGGGCTCAAGGCACAGATCGACGAGAGTGGCCGCATGACGCACGTCTGCGAGCAGATCGAGATCGACTGGCAGTATGACCATGCCGTGCAGGCGGCAGACAACGAGCTCTTCGTCCGCACATTTGTCCGCGAGATCTTCCGCCTCTATGGGCTCGAGGTCAACTTCAAGGCGAAGCCGCTCATCGGGCTTGCGGGCAACGGCGAGCACACGCATCTCAGCCTCGCGGCGATCACGAAGGACGGCAAGCGGCACAGCCTCTTTGCCGCCGATGATCAGAACGCGAACTATATGAATGCGGTCGGCTACGGCGCGCTTATGGGGCTTCTCAAAAACTACGAGGCGATCAACCCGTTCGTGTCTGCAACGAATGATGCGTTCAACCGCCTCAAGCCCGGCTTTGAGGCGCCCGTCTGCATCGTCACCTCGTTCGGCGCCTCGCCTGCGATCCCCTCGCGCAACCGCACGGTGCTCGTGAGTCTCATCCGCGACCTCAAGAATCCGATCGCGACGCGCTTTGAGCTGCGCGCGACGAATCCGTATTCCAACACCTATCTCGTCATTGCCGCCTCTTACCTTGCGATTCTCGACGGGATCAAACACACGGCGGGACGCACGACGGCGGAGCTTCTTGCAGAGCTGTCGAAGCAGCCGGGGGAGAAGGGATTCTACCTCGAGAGCGACCGCGCCTATCGGAGCGAGGAGGACGTGTTCGAGTACTATACGGAGGACGAGCGCGACGCGTGCTTTGGAAAGCCGCCCGCGACGGTTTGGGAGAACATGCTCGGCTTTGACCTCTACCCCGAAAAGGTGGCGGTGCTCACGGCGGGCAACACGCTCCGCCCGCAGATCATTGAGTCGTTCCGTACGGGCGCACTCCTGCGCTGGAAGATTGAGCTCATCAGCCGCATCATCCCCGAGAACCGCAAGCTCGTCCGCCGTATGACGGAGATCAAGAGCGATTTCGTCACAGATCAGGATGCCTACATGTGGAACAAGATCCACGATCTGCGCATCTACCTCGCGAAGGATACGATCGATGACAAGGCGCTTTTCACGTTGCTCATCAAGGCGCTGAATGAGGGCGACTACCCGACGGCGTCCGCCCTGCAGCTCGAGATGTACGCAAAGATGGAGGAGCTCAAGAGCCTCTACGAGTGCTATAAAAAGAATATGATCTGA
- a CDS encoding transposase has translation MIEGHKARQYQDTVFRLYFSDTMRLRELAGALHGRTYTSEEQMEIVTLDGTFLSQLKNDISFILAGRHLVFMEHQSTPNENMPLRCLYYVCEQFRRKIDAKLLYQNRKVMLPVPEFHVFYTGVKVLPEESVMRLSDAFCADGMDLNLELKVSIHNVVYGEQKQLLIQSRALHDYSFFINAVKRNIAAGIPRVEAIRSAIRYCKEHEIMRLFLEQHEREVIDMVDFEWNQELFEEAKFEEGLEQGREEGLEQGREEGKSAMILGMLREKMPLEMIAKISELSLDKVRELGRMHSLL, from the coding sequence ATGATCGAAGGGCATAAAGCGCGACAATATCAGGATACGGTGTTTCGCCTGTATTTCAGCGACACGATGCGTCTGCGGGAGCTGGCGGGCGCACTGCACGGGCGAACGTACACATCGGAAGAACAGATGGAAATCGTTACACTGGATGGGACGTTCCTGTCACAGCTGAAAAACGATATTTCATTTATACTTGCGGGGCGGCATCTTGTTTTTATGGAGCATCAGAGTACCCCGAACGAGAATATGCCCCTGCGCTGCCTTTACTATGTCTGTGAACAGTTTCGCAGGAAGATTGATGCAAAGTTGCTCTATCAAAACAGGAAGGTCATGCTTCCCGTGCCGGAGTTTCATGTATTCTATACGGGTGTGAAGGTGTTGCCGGAGGAGTCGGTCATGAGGCTCTCTGATGCATTTTGTGCGGATGGCATGGATCTGAACTTGGAGCTTAAAGTCAGCATTCACAACGTCGTCTATGGGGAGCAAAAACAACTCCTTATACAAAGCCGTGCACTGCATGACTATAGCTTCTTTATTAATGCGGTCAAACGGAACATTGCGGCAGGGATACCGCGTGTGGAAGCGATTCGCAGCGCTATACGCTATTGCAAAGAACATGAGATTATGAGGCTGTTTTTGGAGCAGCATGAAAGGGAGGTCATCGACATGGTGGATTTTGAATGGAACCAAGAACTCTTTGAAGAGGCAAAATTCGAGGAGGGGCTTGAGCAGGGGCGTGAGGAAGGTCTTGAGCAGGGACGTGAGGAAGGAAAATCGGCGATGATTCTCGGAATGCTCAGGGAAAAGATGCCGCTTGAGATGATTGCCAAGATTTCGGAGCTCTCCCTTGATAAAGTGCGCGAGCTTGGGCGGATGCACAGCCTGCTGTAA
- a CDS encoding ABC transporter permease, with protein MAKISLRMFALGIIFSLALWAVVAHLLAMPVIPPPEQVLLRLVQKFTDVIAVHAGYSLMRIVFGLVAAVAVGYPVGVLMGYFPRVNRLLAPLLYLSYPVPKIALLPVVMLLFGVGETSKLLLVFLIIVFQVVVAVRDAVAAIPAETYAPLRVLGASFVQIVRHIIVPASLPKFITAVRVAMATAISVLFFTETFGTQYGIGYYIMDAWLRVNYLDMYAGIVVLSTMGLLLFALLDWTERRLCAWNRT; from the coding sequence ATGGCAAAGATTTCGCTGCGGATGTTTGCGCTTGGCATCATCTTCTCGCTTGCTCTTTGGGCGGTTGTTGCACATCTTCTCGCGATGCCCGTGATCCCGCCACCGGAGCAAGTGCTCCTGCGGCTCGTGCAGAAATTTACAGATGTGATTGCCGTTCATGCGGGCTACAGCCTGATGCGCATTGTGTTCGGTCTCGTTGCTGCCGTTGCCGTTGGCTATCCCGTCGGCGTTCTGATGGGATACTTCCCGCGCGTGAACCGCCTGCTTGCGCCGCTCCTATATCTGAGTTATCCCGTGCCGAAGATCGCGCTCCTGCCCGTGGTCATGCTGCTCTTCGGCGTGGGGGAGACGAGCAAACTGCTGCTCGTCTTTCTCATCATCGTCTTTCAGGTTGTCGTTGCCGTGCGTGATGCCGTGGCGGCGATTCCAGCCGAGACCTATGCGCCGCTGCGCGTCCTCGGCGCATCGTTCGTGCAGATCGTACGGCACATCATCGTGCCCGCCTCACTGCCGAAGTTCATCACGGCGGTGCGCGTGGCGATGGCGACGGCGATTTCCGTCCTCTTTTTCACGGAGACGTTCGGGACGCAGTACGGCATCGGATATTACATCATGGACGCATGGCTGCGTGTGAACTACCTCGATATGTATGCGGGCATCGTTGTTCTCAGCACAATGGGGCTACTGCTCTTTGCCCTGCTCGACTGGACAGAACGGCGGCTGTGTGCATGGAATCGAACATAA
- a CDS encoding ABC transporter ATP-binding protein has product MLCFTGVSVDYGTGADVVHAIADTSLCVERGTVLALIGASGCGKSTLLRVGAGLVRPTAGTITSDGVPIDPRTLRIGFLPQNYGLLAWKTVRENILLGAQIKGEWSTERVSAFDELVAELGLSDLLERYPRELSGGQQQRVGLARVFLLAPDLLLMDEPFSALDAITRESMQEVFLSLWKKQAVTTLLVTHYVEEALTLAGRIAVMRGTPGHVAEIMDNPYAGDLAHRSSQEFFAMGQELRAKIAGGV; this is encoded by the coding sequence TTGCTGTGCTTTACAGGAGTATCCGTGGACTACGGGACGGGGGCGGATGTTGTGCACGCGATAGCGGACACGAGTCTCTGCGTGGAGCGGGGGACGGTGCTCGCACTCATCGGTGCGTCCGGCTGCGGCAAGTCTACGCTCCTGCGCGTGGGGGCGGGGCTTGTGCGTCCGACAGCGGGCACAATCACGAGTGATGGCGTGCCCATCGACCCGCGCACGCTGCGCATCGGCTTCCTGCCGCAGAACTACGGTCTGCTCGCATGGAAGACGGTGCGCGAGAATATCCTGCTCGGCGCACAGATCAAGGGGGAGTGGAGCACCGAGCGGGTGTCGGCATTTGATGAACTCGTCGCAGAGCTTGGACTCTCCGACCTCTTGGAGCGCTATCCGCGTGAGCTCTCGGGCGGACAGCAACAGCGCGTCGGGCTTGCGCGCGTCTTTCTGCTCGCCCCCGATCTCCTGCTGATGGATGAGCCGTTCTCCGCGCTCGACGCAATTACGCGCGAGTCGATGCAGGAGGTATTCCTCTCGCTGTGGAAAAAGCAAGCTGTGACGACCCTGCTCGTAACGCATTATGTGGAGGAGGCACTGACGCTCGCAGGGCGGATTGCCGTCATGCGGGGGACGCCGGGGCACGTCGCAGAGATCATGGACAATCCGTATGCGGGCGACCTCGCGCACCGCTCCTCTCAGGAGTTCTTTGCGATGGGGCAGGAGCTGCGCGCAAAGATCGCGGGAGGCGTGTGA
- a CDS encoding methyl-accepting chemotaxis protein — protein MKGTVVATWISTSRELWGSDVVDGVMREMGWEPDRLFLPLEDVDDGTIKRLMDTLSKANGLSVRDIWYEMGRDNIKSFARVYPSFFANKNLYTFLASTYDIHVEIVKKIAGAKPPQLIMTPISEYEAIFTYDSNRGLLDYFRGLIKGSAEYFKEKLGVEVLEQTATHMKLKLTFEKPIFREKTFGINKLFAFTGSPAGGIGLLTFAGTLILSVLLSLGDVSWKTFVIPVCSALVAALGAGILLRPLGAIEKEIDQLVENKYFDALTLRSGDVFERVSDKLIKYRKQTQADFTGFKGIVDELRRYGSDFDGLAENMGGASGDIADVINEVADSATTGAENTISVADFLNANMKALQSVVNEQVKNNDALNYAVNSIHEGFGKVRTSSTNLNHSMEKFTAVKEEVESLREATEKIMAITGLVTDIAGQTNLLALNAAIEAARAGEQGRGFSVVAEEVRKLAEQSQGHAEVITSDVMAVTRIINEVVGSVNEEYEVLERESSQLVHVVEGNNQYIDNIRGVSGSISGIIEQLKNEMTNMEDVLSKVEHIASMAEQNSASTEEVNAAMHTHNLKLQDMMEKIKQFKEVTTAFSADINHYKT, from the coding sequence ATGAAAGGTACTGTAGTCGCTACATGGATTAGTACATCGCGTGAGCTATGGGGCAGTGATGTGGTTGACGGGGTTATGCGGGAGATGGGGTGGGAGCCGGATCGGCTCTTTCTGCCGCTTGAGGACGTCGATGACGGCACGATCAAACGCCTGATGGATACGCTCAGCAAGGCGAATGGTCTGTCTGTCAGGGATATTTGGTATGAAATGGGACGCGATAACATTAAGTCCTTTGCACGCGTGTACCCTTCGTTTTTCGCAAATAAAAACCTATATACATTCTTGGCATCAACCTACGATATTCATGTAGAGATCGTAAAAAAGATTGCGGGCGCAAAGCCGCCTCAGCTCATTATGACGCCGATTTCGGAATACGAGGCGATATTTACCTACGATTCGAATCGGGGGCTTCTGGACTATTTTCGCGGGCTGATCAAAGGTTCGGCAGAGTATTTTAAGGAAAAGCTCGGGGTTGAAGTTCTGGAACAGACGGCCACCCATATGAAGCTGAAGCTTACCTTTGAAAAACCGATCTTCCGAGAGAAAACATTTGGCATCAATAAACTCTTTGCCTTTACCGGATCGCCGGCGGGCGGCATTGGTCTGCTGACGTTTGCGGGGACGCTGATTTTATCCGTGCTGCTCAGTCTCGGCGATGTTTCGTGGAAGACATTCGTCATTCCCGTGTGCTCTGCTCTGGTTGCCGCGCTCGGCGCAGGGATTCTGCTGCGTCCGCTCGGAGCAATCGAAAAGGAAATCGATCAGCTGGTCGAAAACAAATATTTTGACGCGCTGACGCTTCGCTCCGGCGACGTATTCGAGCGGGTGAGTGACAAGCTGATCAAGTATCGCAAGCAGACGCAGGCGGACTTTACGGGCTTCAAGGGGATCGTGGACGAGCTGCGGCGCTATGGCAGCGATTTTGACGGATTGGCAGAGAATATGGGGGGGGCCTCGGGGGATATCGCAGACGTGATCAACGAGGTTGCGGACAGTGCTACGACGGGGGCGGAGAATACCATATCCGTGGCAGATTTCCTCAACGCTAATATGAAAGCACTGCAATCGGTCGTCAATGAGCAGGTCAAGAATAACGATGCACTGAACTACGCCGTCAACAGCATTCACGAAGGCTTCGGTAAGGTGCGGACATCCAGTACGAACCTTAATCACAGCATGGAAAAATTCACTGCTGTGAAGGAAGAGGTCGAGTCTCTTAGAGAGGCGACGGAGAAGATCATGGCGATCACGGGGCTGGTAACGGATATCGCAGGGCAAACAAACCTGCTCGCCCTCAATGCTGCGATTGAAGCAGCCAGAGCAGGTGAGCAGGGACGCGGGTTCAGCGTCGTCGCCGAGGAAGTCCGAAAGCTTGCCGAGCAGTCGCAGGGACACGCTGAGGTCATCACGAGCGATGTCATGGCGGTCACGCGTATCATCAACGAGGTCGTCGGTTCGGTCAACGAGGAATATGAGGTCTTGGAGCGTGAGAGCAGTCAGCTCGTTCACGTTGTCGAGGGAAACAATCAGTACATCGACAACATTCGCGGTGTGTCGGGAAGTATTTCGGGCATCATTGAGCAGCTCAAAAATGAGATGACGAACATGGAAGATGTTCTCAGCAAGGTCGAGCATATCGCCTCTATGGCAGAGCAAAACTCCGCCTCAACTGAGGAAGTCAACGCCGCCATGCACACGCATAACCTAAAGCTGCAGGACATGATGGAAAAAATCAAGCAGTTCAAGGAAGTTACCACGGCGTTCTCGGCGGATATCAATCACTATAAGACCTGA
- the clpB gene encoding ATP-dependent chaperone ClpB, which produces MEQDKYTARTLAALQSAQQIAAMRYHQEITSAHVLLALAKEPEGLLATIFEVCNVDLPMFKARLEKELATIPSVRGTNRLGMGMDMVRVLGRAEELAKSMKDEYVSTEHLLLALVTDGSDEVQRIAREFGLTKSAVQDAIQKHRKQNVTSDNPEEGYQSLEKYGRDLTAAARANKLDPVIGRDEEIRRSIEILSRRTKNNPVLIGEPGVGKTAIVEGLARRIVAGDVPESLKNKTLYSLDMGALVAGAKFRGEFEERLKAVLNEIAKSEGQILLFIDEVHTVVGAGAAEGAMDAGNLLKPLLARGELRCIGATTLNEYRKYIEKDTALERRFQPVMVGEPSVEDTISILRGLKDRYEVHHGVRIRDAALVAAATLSDRYISDRFLPDKAIDLVDEAAAKLRTEIESMPAPLDEIRRKILQLDIEEEALKKETDEASKEKLAALVAEKEELHTEEQKLQEKWEGETQAILRVRAIKKEMDELRGEMEAAERAQNLARASELKYGKMPELEKKLADEEAAIAAKSEGERMLKEEVGEEDIARVVSRWTGIPVTKMMTGEREKLLRLEEVLHERVVGQDEAVTAVSEAILRARAGIKDPNRPIGSFIFLGPTGVGKTELAKTLAESLFDDERSMIRIDMSEYMEKHSVSRLIGAPPGYVGYDEGGQLTEAVRRRPYSVILLDEIEKAHRDVFNVLLQILDDGRLTDGKGRVVNFKNTVIIMTSNLGSHEILSKDYAEAETAVRALLREYFRPEFLNRVDDTIVFKALTKDDVKRIAAIMLAALSKRLERQADIELTWDDAALAALADEGFDPDFGARPLRRLLTHTVETALSKKIIAGDVRGGDTVELGFDGTEFTFKRL; this is translated from the coding sequence ATGGAACAGGATAAATACACAGCGCGGACGCTTGCCGCGCTCCAATCGGCACAGCAGATTGCTGCAATGCGCTATCATCAGGAAATCACGTCGGCACATGTGCTGCTCGCACTAGCGAAGGAGCCGGAGGGGCTGCTTGCGACGATCTTCGAGGTCTGCAATGTCGACCTGCCGATGTTCAAGGCACGGCTTGAGAAGGAGCTTGCGACCATCCCGAGTGTGCGTGGCACGAACCGCCTCGGTATGGGGATGGATATGGTGCGCGTGCTCGGGCGCGCCGAGGAACTGGCGAAGTCGATGAAGGATGAATACGTGTCGACGGAGCATCTCCTGCTCGCGCTCGTCACGGACGGGAGCGACGAGGTACAGCGCATCGCGCGCGAGTTCGGCCTGACAAAGAGCGCCGTGCAGGATGCGATCCAGAAACATCGCAAGCAGAACGTCACGAGTGACAACCCCGAGGAGGGTTATCAGTCGCTCGAAAAATACGGGCGTGATCTGACGGCGGCGGCACGTGCGAACAAGCTCGACCCCGTGATCGGACGCGACGAGGAGATCCGCCGCTCGATCGAGATTCTCTCGCGCCGTACGAAGAACAACCCGGTGCTCATCGGTGAGCCGGGCGTCGGCAAGACGGCGATTGTCGAGGGGCTTGCCCGCCGTATCGTGGCGGGGGATGTGCCCGAGTCGCTGAAGAACAAGACGCTCTACTCGCTCGACATGGGCGCGCTCGTCGCGGGCGCGAAATTCCGCGGCGAATTCGAGGAACGCCTCAAGGCGGTACTCAACGAGATTGCAAAGTCTGAGGGGCAGATTCTCCTCTTCATCGACGAGGTGCACACCGTCGTCGGCGCGGGTGCCGCCGAGGGCGCGATGGATGCGGGCAACCTGCTGAAGCCGCTCCTTGCGCGTGGCGAGCTGCGCTGCATCGGTGCAACGACACTGAACGAGTACCGCAAGTACATCGAGAAGGACACGGCGCTCGAGCGCCGCTTCCAGCCCGTCATGGTCGGCGAGCCGAGCGTGGAGGACACGATTTCGATTCTGCGCGGACTCAAGGATCGCTACGAGGTGCATCACGGCGTCCGCATCCGCGACGCGGCTCTTGTCGCGGCGGCAACGCTCTCGGATCGCTACATCTCCGACCGCTTCCTGCCGGATAAGGCAATCGACCTCGTCGATGAGGCCGCGGCAAAGCTGCGCACGGAGATCGAGTCCATGCCCGCACCGCTTGACGAGATTCGGCGCAAGATCCTCCAACTCGACATCGAGGAGGAGGCTCTGAAAAAGGAGACGGACGAGGCATCGAAGGAAAAACTCGCCGCTCTTGTTGCCGAGAAGGAAGAACTTCACACCGAGGAACAGAAGCTCCAGGAGAAGTGGGAAGGCGAGACGCAGGCGATCCTGCGCGTGCGCGCCATCAAGAAGGAGATGGACGAACTGCGCGGCGAGATGGAGGCGGCGGAGCGTGCCCAGAACCTCGCACGCGCCTCAGAGCTGAAATACGGCAAGATGCCGGAACTTGAGAAGAAACTCGCGGATGAGGAAGCGGCAATTGCCGCCAAATCCGAGGGTGAGCGGATGCTCAAGGAGGAGGTCGGCGAGGAGGACATCGCGCGCGTTGTCAGTCGTTGGACGGGCATCCCCGTGACGAAGATGATGACGGGCGAACGCGAGAAGCTGCTCCGCCTTGAGGAGGTGTTGCATGAGCGCGTCGTAGGTCAGGACGAGGCGGTCACGGCGGTCAGCGAGGCGATCCTGCGCGCGCGTGCGGGCATCAAGGATCCGAACCGCCCGATTGGCTCCTTTATCTTCCTCGGCCCCACGGGCGTGGGCAAGACCGAGCTTGCAAAGACGCTCGCCGAGTCCCTCTTTGACGACGAGCGGAGCATGATCCGCATCGACATGAGCGAGTATATGGAGAAGCACAGTGTCTCGCGTCTCATCGGCGCGCCTCCGGGCTACGTCGGCTATGATGAGGGCGGACAGCTCACGGAGGCGGTGCGCCGTCGCCCGTACAGCGTCATCCTGCTCGACGAGATCGAGAAGGCGCATCGCGACGTGTTCAACGTACTGCTTCAGATCCTCGACGACGGGCGGCTCACGGACGGCAAGGGGCGCGTCGTGAACTTCAAGAACACCGTCATCATCATGACGAGCAACCTCGGCTCGCATGAGATCCTGAGCAAGGACTACGCAGAGGCGGAGACGGCGGTGCGCGCCCTGCTGCGGGAGTATTTCCGCCCCGAGTTCCTGAACCGCGTGGATGACACAATCGTGTTCAAGGCTCTTACAAAGGACGATGTGAAGCGCATCGCGGCGATTATGCTCGCGGCTCTCAGCAAACGCCTCGAGCGGCAGGCTGACATTGAGCTCACATGGGACGATGCGGCACTTGCGGCACTTGCCGATGAGGGATTCGACCCCGATTTCGGTGCGCGTCCGCTCCGTCGCCTACTCACGCACACGGTCGAGACCGCCCTCTCGAAGAAGATCATCGCGGGCGATGTGCGCGGCGGCGATACCGTGGAGCTTGGCTTTGACGGGACGGAGTTTACGTTTAAGAGATTGTAA